Genomic window (Tachysurus fulvidraco isolate hzauxx_2018 chromosome 20, HZAU_PFXX_2.0, whole genome shotgun sequence):
AACCTCGACAGGGAGCAGTGCTCAGGAAGAAAGAGGAAGGCTTCTATCGTATGTCAGGACAAAGCTGGAAACTTAGCCAGGGTTTCCCACTCGGAGGGGTGAGACGCCTAGACACCTAGTACAACCAACACTACAGTCTTTTCTCTGTCATCATCACTAATAAGTTGTGTTACTATGACAATTTTAGTTGTAATTGCTGTAACTGTAGCTAATGATGCAGGAGGAACAGGTGATGGCACATACCACTGCCGATGATGACACTCCTAACCACATGGCTGCAAGGAAGCGAAAGGAGCTAGAGGTGCCGAGTCCAGTTCCCGTCCAGACACAactgctgaaagaaaaaaaggtaagAAATGTTCTGAGTACATTGCTGCGGTGGCAGAGTTATGGTGCACATCATGGTCTATGGGGTTAATGATGTATGGTATGaggatgtatttattattacatgattagctttcttttttttcctattcaAGATCATAACCTTACCTGATGAACCTTCAGAAGATGCTAATGGGGTGAGTGAGCTTGTCTGCTTTTATTCACTGTAACTGATTCCTACAGGATTTCTGGGAGACGTGTGTtgcagaaaaaaatgaccaCCTTTAAAATATGGCCTATTATAAACCTTCGCTTTGCCTCTATGTTAAGATAATTTAGTTTgtattgtaataaatgtaatgtaacgacacagagcagaaatatagcaccaaattatatcatttttttcCGTTATGGCATTTTGGCTCAGTTTTGGAGATGTTAGCGTATGTATAAATGCCATAGaagtagaatatatatatatattatgatacGCTATGTCAGAGATGTTATCTCTGATATCTCTAatgtgattggtcacaaaataatccctacacaatcTAATCTGTAGCATCTTATTATCTCACTATCATTATGAAATGTTGTATACAATACAGTTCTTCTACCTCTTCACCTGGAACGCTTATTTTAACTGACTAATGTAACGATTCCTCCTCAGGTTGTAAAAATTGCTCTGAGATTTCCCAGCGGAAGAACAGTCCAGagaagatttttaaaaacatgcagaTCTACAGTGAGTAAATCCTGATTCATTCATAATGTATTAAAGATAACTGGTAAAGAAATGCTTTGCCAGCCAGGACATTATTTGGTGTCtgagtttcctctgcagagTTGTACTGGAATTTTCAAGCAGTAACAAACAGAGCAAGTCTGTCTCACCCAAAATCTgttacattaacaaatacataaatacagaaaagcGGCCCGCAAGGTCATTTCTTCCGGCCCTACAAGTTGCCTAGTGTGAAAAAGTCATCTCTGGAATAAATTTAGTTCAGTCAGACAGCGGACAATACAGTTATTAAAAAGTGGCGTGACGgtacatacggctaagtatggtgacccatactcagaattcgttctctgcgtttaactcatccaaggtgcacacacacagcagtgaacacacacacacacaatgtgaacacacacacccagagcagtgggcagccatttatgctgcagcgcccagggagcagttgggggggttcagtgccttgctcaagggcacctcagtcttgGTATTGCTaacccaagactcgaacccacgaccTTAGGGTTatgagtcaaactctctaaccattaggccaccaCTTGCCCCAGTTATGAAGTGACGCAAGTCTGTTCCATTCAGTTGAGATGCGATGACTGACAGGATGATGACACATGAGAACTTTTGTTAGTATCATTTCATCTGTTCTTTACTTGtgtcaggtttttatttttacaaaaacaaaaaattaggAAATTCTGTGTGAGATTATGGCTCTCTGATTTACCCATTTGAGTGTAGAAAAGCATACTTGGGCATCTTACAATGCACTGATGTTGTTATGCACTACAGttgaatatgtgtgtatatgcttAGGTGGTTTATGgtgcaaaaatacaacatattgGCTCctatattgttgttgtgtccTCACTCCTATTGCAAGCCAGCATGCTTTTCATGTACTGGACCCTAGAATGGCACTGGTCTGGgatttttaccattttaaatcAGTGTTGAAAATTTGCACACTTTTAGATCTTGACTCCCAGAATGTgaattttctgtaaaataaacaaaattccAAATCAAATGAAGTTTTTCGTGCATGACATCAACATCGCATTCCACAGGAAATGGTACGCCACtcacaagccccgcccccaagCTAAAAATGTCTAGTTTTTACCACTGAAATGTTTGCTTATTgattaatacttaataaaacATGGACATATTTATCTGGACTGTGAGTAGGTCATGGATCATGGATTGAGTATTTCACACTGTTCATGAGGACTGAACTTATTTGTAGTATGGAGGCAGCACCATATTGTGTCCTGTGAGAACATAGTCACGTGTGAAACTCTGATCATCAACGAGGGTAAAGCTGAAACATCATCcacattgtgtgtttgaattAAGTTTTAAGTTAGAATTGAAATGCAAAGCTAAGTAAGAAGCAAACAATAAACACTAACCTACCATGGTGGAAATGTGGCTTACATGGACTATTGTGTTACTGTTCCAGTGAATACTTCCTTTAaaggtgtaataaaatattgacTTATCATCCTTAGGTCCTTTTAGACTGGTTGCACAAGTCTGGATACTCTCCCACTCTTTATGCTTTGTACACGTCTTACCCCAGACGGCCGCTGCCCACACGAACGGACCTCAGCGTGGAAGATGTTGGGATTGTCGCACACACCGTCCTTAACGTGGAGGAAAAAGACCCGTCCTAATATCAATACCAAGCAGCGGAGTCGAGGCACCTGGACCTTTATTTATAATGGAATATTAGATGGCCTTCACGCTTCCAATAAAAGTCCACCCTTTTGATGGAACTCTTTGACCCAATTAAATAGAAAACTCTATAGATTGCAGTTACTTCTGGacatttctgtaacattttaacttgacatattttttgtattctttattgcaggaaaaaaaaaatctataatgaaGAAAACCCACTAGGTTTAAACCTTACAAATCTATTGACTGATGTAAAGACTTAGATGGGCAATGTAGCAGTTTGATCTCGTGCACCATGCTATgcttttctgtactttattagaaCTTGCTGGCAATATGTTAGTCCTGTCTGAAAAGTATTGAAACGGCAAGGaaaaaactgtatatttttctATACGCTGCAGCCACTTGGGTTTGAGATCGAAAGATAAATGAGACAATGAGAATTTCAGCATTCATGTAGTGATGTTTACATCTAGATGCGGTTAACAACTTAATGTTGTGGTTAAATTCTACCCAATTTGTAGGTTAGCAAAAGTAGAAAGCAGAAATTCTGTTGATCCCAAACTAAAATGTACACGAACAAGAACCGTCCttactgttccaatactttcagTAAGACTGTGATAAGGATATGAAATGTTTTGCTAATGAATATGCTGCTATAGGAAAAGTCAGATTAATGTTAATGAACAAATCACTAGGTATACTCCTTACATGCTAACTGTATACAGCCTGCAGCATTGGTTCAGTCAGGTGATTTTGTATAACCACTAATTACaggaaattcaattcaataaaatTGGTACTATATTTGCAGCAGAACAGTTTCATAAGCGTGTTTATCAAAAGGTAGCTGTTGCTTACAGTGAAAACAACAATGTTTACATGACATCACAGTTCCTGAAAGAGGgtttggaaagaaaaaacaaacctcACCTTCGGATTATGGCTTCAGCTTTAGTTAACTTTGCCCTACATAGGTTTAAACCGTGCTGGAAGATTATGGGTCGCACTAAAGGAAACCATTAATGCTTATTAGAACCTTCGAATTTTttaagaaagcaaaaaaagaacAGCAGCTGGTTCTCTTATGGTGGTTTGTGCTTTAAACATCAGACCTCACCCAAAGTTACACATTTGTGATCATACAACAGattccaagaaaaaaaacaaacacacacaccaaacatttATTTGGAGTAGCTTGCAATAAAAGGACTTTATTAGTTCAAATACACCAAAGAAGAGGCAATCACTTTAtgacaaatacacagaaaagACAGTGAACACAAAAGATGGTAGACAAAGAGATAGACGGTTGAGTTAAGATAGGGCTCCATATACATGAAAGCATACACTCCCAAAAAGGAAAAGGCTCCTCCCTCAGATTAAGCATTCATACCCAATAGTATAGTGTTCGGTGAAGACAGCAAAGGATGTAAGCTTGTGCACTTGTATAAAATGTTACCTTATTTCACATGCCTGGCATTGCCAACTTAAACAACATTTGTCCAGTGATACTGAAGGGGGTAAGCTagatatcagatttttttttttttttttgctcagtcATGTACATTTCAAGAACAAAGAACACTATCCATAGTATACAGCAGGCAGTTGCACTAAAGGCTAAAACGGGACACTGTGTAGCTGTACTGAGACACAGGGCAATTTGTATTTCTGCATTAAATGCGTGTATGGCACATTTTGGTCCATGTTAGTGCTTTCATGTCATGTCATAACACATCCccaaatatatacacacgcgGTGGGatgaatacatgtatatatgCAGGGATCTGCCGTATTTGTTGTTTGCTTTAGAGGTCGTTTTTCCTACGTCaggccttgtgtgtgtttataagaaATAATCGGGGGTGCGGCGGGTGACATGGGGCTCTCCACGCCGAGGTGCGGGATCGAACTGAAGGCTGAAAGAATAAGAGTCAAGATAAAAAGAGTTAAACATGTTTGAAACGGCAGTGAGAGATAAATGGTAGATGTGTACTTATCCAATTCAGGGCATTTGTTTGAGACCCTGCATGGATTTGTAAAGATTTACATTATAAAACATGTAATCGGCTGCTAATACTTACAAGGAATATTTGAGAGTATCGTCCAGTTCCATGATAGCAGCCTGGTTGCCACAGCGATAGCAGTAGTTTGGTGCACTAAAGATGGTGACAACGTTCCTATCATGACACCAGTTGTATCCCTGAAGGAGAAAAATAATTCAATtgaaacatatacatacatacatacatacacatatatatatatatatatatataaaaacctaCAATGTAATTTTCTAAATTTTCATTGcatgtggatttttttaatgCCAAACTGTAAATCCGATTACCTCCATAACAAGTTGATGGGCACGGGAGACCAGGGTAAGACCGTTGGCATGGTTGAAAGTTTCAGAAATATCCTGTCCAAAAGTGTAACCTGCACCTCTGGGAGAGATTCCCCAACCGCCACGGTCATCGGGATCTGACCACAGCAAGTCGCACATCGGACCCTGAAATGCATCAAACAAATCGTTGAAACGATCAAAGAATACTGAAGGGGAAGGAATGACTAGTAGCTTTAAAGCTAGTCTTTGTTTACTGACCTCATGTGGCACCTCCTGAAGACGATCTAGAGCTCGAATGTGATCTAGTGTGTCTATAGATGGAGATAAACCACCATGCAGACAGAAGATCTACAGAGACAAAAATGATTAGTGGTAACCGAGTGGTCAGGCACTAGAAAGTACTTTTCTTTAAGAAAGTactaaaaataaactttaacaaaAAGGATGTATATTAACCTGTCCATCAACCAGGGCTGTAAGGGGTAGATAGTCAAAGAGGTCTGTGAAGTATTTCCACACGTTTGCGTTGCCGTATTTCCTCAAACACTCGTCATAGAAGCCATACACCTGTGTGATCTGTCTGCTCTCATGGTTTCCACGCAATATCGTGATGCGCTCTGGGAAACGGACCTGTCAAGTAAGTGGCACAGTGATATTCAGAACAAACCTGTGACTGCAAGGCTAATCGTTATTGCTTCCTGCAAACCCTACAGTGTGTGCATCTTAGAAATACCTTTAGCGCAACAAGCAGGGTGACCGTTTCCACCGAGTAGTAGCCTCTGTCTACATAGTCACCCATAAACAGGTAGTTTGTGTCAGGAGACTTGCCACCGATTCTGAACAGCTCCATAAGGTCATGGAATTGGCCGTGCACATCACCACAGACTGTGACAGGGCAGCGCACATCCTGTACATTGGACTCCTTCGTCAGGATCTCTTTAGCCTGGTTAGATATAGAACAAATAAGACCAGTCATGCTGTAGCGAGGGAGAATCAAATAATGAGATATATCAGTTACATCCGCAGCACAAAAGCGCTGCCATCAAACTGAAGTGGGCGGTATAACCTGAGCATTAGGCATCAACGGCATAATAAATCAATGTGTTTTCTAAGATAAGAAGCTGAGTGCAAGATGATACATTTTTACCAACATTTTCACCCCTACGCATTTCATGCTTACTTATTTGTCTTACAGATCTTCTGCAAAGCTCATTTTGAAAGCAGTGCTGTCTAACCGTGGGTTAAATTCTTCCTAATGCATGAATGAAACCTTTCACACGCAAACGTGTTGAAAACTCTTAACACAATTTTAAAGCCTAAATGACCTTTGTAAAACtctgaaatcaaatcaaatattgGTTGTAAGTACGACCCCCCTGTGTCACCATGGAGACAATGCAAGGGTTTCCATGGAGACCCATCCTCTGCAGTCTTGTTCCTCTTTCCCACCCTTCCCTCATTTAACACAGTAAATAGGACATAACAGCAGGTGCCATGGACAGTAGTAACCCAAGTTTAGCCTCTCAGAGCTGTGCTCTTTTCAGATAAAGACCAAAATAGTTTGAGAGTGAATCCATTCCAAGCAGTTGGCgggtttaaaaatgaaacaattgaGTTGGAGATTATGtaagtaatgaataaataaataatgaatgctATGTCAGTGATTTTGGCAATAGATCTGAGTTTAGAAATCAGGAATGAGAAAAGGATGGGATTTAATTGACGGAGCCCTTATTGACGGTGCATGTAGTTTTGCATCGGTTTTCCACCCTGCGCTTTTTACACACATGCAAGTGTAGcgtgatgtgtgtttttataaaggAGCTGGGTGATATGATGATGCGATTCGATATttgaaaaaaagtcaaaaatcaACTGTGCTTGACAGTTAAAAGCACAGCTTTTAAAATACAGTCATCTCACATGTACATTATACTTATCCTTACTTATCATATACACATTTACCCTTAACGTGAAAATATGTTGAatacgaaagaaaaaaaaaaatgcatatttatGAAGTACTTAATTTGAAAGAATAGTAAAAATACTGAATAACAAAATCAAACCAATATACTTCCTAAATGTTTGATCAAACAAAACTAATACACATTAGTTATGCATTTCTAAGATGGATGTTTCTTCTCCAGTTTCACAAGATCTGCCTGGACCCCACTGTTGTGCAGTTTTAAAGCCAGGTGTAGATCAAAGCAGCTTGTGAAGTGTTGTATATTCAGGCACACCATTTGAAACATGGGGGACGACCACTGTGAATAACGGGAAAAGGAAAAAGCAGTTGCTGCGACAACCCTGCTGTAAACTGTTTTACACATTTAGGCAGACGGGCCAAGGCAGGTTTGTGGGGTAGTAAAATACAATCAGCTATCCTTTAAAACAAAGCCATAACGCTCCAGTTCTTCACTGGCTCAGCactataaactgaaaaaaatacacTGCCTCGTAAGTGCACATGCTGATTGGAGGTTCAACATCATAACTAATATGCAGGTcgacaataaacaaaatttaaTCTTTcaaaaaagcaattaaaatgtGTTCGAGTGGTGAGATCTTAAAAGAAAACTTACAAAACTGTGCATTCCTTTGTGATGTAGAACATTAAGCCTGTTATTCACACAGAGGAATATCAAAACATTTAGAGGTTAGAAGTAAATCTCTATTCACTCAAACGTTATGCCAATAACATGTCTACTGCAACAGAACACAGTattctgtgtttgtcttttacttaaaaaataaaaaataaaaatccatccCATACAGGCTGTAATGATTGGGCTCTGTAAAATCTACCCAGCAAACTAAACCCATTTTGAGCAGTAAGATCTATAACAGATTAAAGGATACTGAAAAAGCATACAATGTATGTGTCATCATGTGTTTGTATAAAAAGCAGCAATACTCTGTGCTGTGTAGCTCTTTAGAATAGGATTGGTGCAAAATACCTTTTCTAATTTCTTTGCCTAATACAACAATAACGTGACGTGTTTTCAGTCGAACGTAGTGCATTTCCAATTTAACTTCCATTCCATCCAATTGATTACTTAATTAATAAAGGCAGAATTGCGAGCCACCCATCAAATGTTAGGCATCTCTAATGCTCTTCCACCCACAATTTTCATCTCATGAAGTGGGTCAGTCACTGTGTACAGAGATTAGAAGGCAATCCAGTGTGTTTATATGGTAACAAATcgagcagacagacaaaaagtcCGAAATAAAAGCACTTATAGGCAGAAGTGACAAATGTAATGCATTAGTTCATCGTGGAAGTGGAAAGTCAAGTGTACAGAAAATTATTTGCTCTTACTTTCACCGCCTCTTGGTTTTGATGGAGGACCggagttatttttaaatactgagACAATTGTCCATGAAAGTCAGTCTTAAAAATTCACTCCATTGATTATAACATGCAAATATCAAACAGACTGAAGATAAAAGGCTGCATTAATGCTAGAaattgtgtgtcactgtggaAGCTTAGTACAGTTGATACCAAGAAACCTTTGTAATTAAAACACTTCATCAGCTAGAGGGTGAAATACAGGGCAGGGGAAGACTAAAGGTTACTTTAAATCAGTCCTTAACACCATGCAATTATTTACAACCGAAATCATTGTAAAAGTTTGTGTGCCACAGCTATGACGTCACTGTGTAGCTGATCAATGCTAGTTAGTTAACTAGCTTGATGTCATTGCTGATTGAATAACCACCAACCCATTATTAAACAGTAAGCACTACAACTTATAACCAAATGATAACAAAATGCAATATGATAAACGTATTAAGCACAGGAAAAGAAAGGAGGCGAGGTTAATCCATCCAGTTAACTTAAACTGACGTAAAAACTAAGATAGACAACGTTAGTTAGTTGGTTTGTTAGTTAATCTATGACCATTTTTGCGCGACTTGTCCAAGTTAGCTAGTTAACTACCTCAATAACTCTGCAGCTAAGAGATAACCtgaaaatgtacttttaaaaaATCACGCTGAACCGTGAAGTAGACGTTTATTTAACAAGTATTATCGATACAATATCagtaaaaacttaaaaaacgGAGTAAAAACTTAAATTAACTAGTACTAGCTGATTAATGTAGCTAAACCACAGACAGGGCTGTGGCTCAATAATCAGCCATGTTCTATTTTGAGAAGCGGTAACGTTAGCTTTAGCTAGCTAGCGCACAAACAAGGAAACTGCGCGGTTTGTCATAGTTactaaactaaagaaataagaaaCCCGTTTAAATAGTCACAGTTTGTTAGTCATAAATCTCACACAAGTCAAcggtttaatttttaaataaaaatcaccgCCATCATTCAATCGCCCTCAAAACATACACCACTTATAAGCGACAatttatacgtgtgtgtgtgtgtgtgtgtgtgttagcagtgcTAGCGAGCTAACGCTAGCTCCAGAGGCTTTACCTTTTCGCACAGCGTCCTCACTTGATTCTCGGTGAGCTGCTTGCACTCGTTGAGTTGTTCTACCCATTGGTCTAATTCTTTAGTAAACACTTTATCGTCCATTCTGAACACGTCTTGACGGATGGCACGAATTTCCTCGTTCAGTTAGAGAACAGCTTGTTAGCTCGCCTGGCTAAATTTTCGCTTAGCAATGCAAgatagcttagcttagcttagcttagcacaCCAGAGGGAATTTTCGTCGCAGCTTTAACGCCACGAAACGATGTGTTAGCGGATAGAAAACGTATtactctgaatgtgtgtgtgtttttacgcGTTCTTGTGCCGGTCTGCTAATAAAGCCGCTTGGCAAAATCAGCAGATCGTCGTTGATAATGTGCGGCGGATTTGCCTTAAGTCGGCCGACCTTTCCGAGAGAAAGCCGCTGCGTAATGGCCGCTCAGCGTCCGCCTCATATCGACGTCATCACAAAGGCATCCGCGGAGGATGGGCGTCGCGCTCGTTTAACGCGTTTAAAAACGCCCTGCTGCCCTCGCGTGGCCAAGCGGACCAATAGGAACCGGTTTCTGTTTGTTAGGGTAGATGTGTTAATTTACTACCATCCTAACACCAGGGTGACAAAAGAGACAGTGTGACTGGTGATGAATAAAAcaaagtgtgtacagtgtttattctcAGTCATTTCTCTAACCCAGTAATAAATGTAggttaaaaactcatctctttagtcagacgtattattattattattacacataatacatcccataatattgtgcactattacatca
Coding sequences:
- the ubxn8 gene encoding UBX domain-containing protein 8 isoform X4: MAASREFFFIGVFFFSVFCIASWKFSLIGVKDAVRLAGRGLLMLGVLTWLSSCFYPKLKSYLCPATPSPVEGPAEDPHNRVKLEKARKEQQHQHSFKSDGYLEAVVKPRQGAVLRKKEEGFYRMSGQSWKLSQGFPLGGEEQVMAHTTADDDTPNHMAARKRKELEVPSPVPVQTQLLKEKKIITLPDEPSEDANGVVKIALRFPSGRTVQRRFLKTCRSTTAAAHTNGPQRGRCWDCRTHRP
- the ubxn8 gene encoding UBX domain-containing protein 8 isoform X2, which encodes MAASREFFFIGVFFFSVFCIASWKFSLIGVKDAVRLAGRGLLMLGVLTWLSSCFYPKLKSYLCPATPSPVEGPAEDPHNRVKLEKARKEQQHQHSFKSDGYLEAVVKPRQGAVLRKKEEGFYRMSGQSWKLSQGFPLGGEEQVMAHTTADDDTPNHMAARKRKELEVPSPVPVQTQLLKEKKIITLPDEPSEDANGVVKIALRFPSGRTVQRRFLKTCRSTVLLDWLHKSGYSPTLYALYTSYPRRPLPTRTDLSVEDVGIVAHTVLNVEEKDPS
- the ubxn8 gene encoding UBX domain-containing protein 8 isoform X1; this encodes MAASREFFFIGVFFFSVFCIASWKFSLIGVKDAVRLAGRGLLMLGVLTWLSSCFYPKLKSYLCPATPSPVEGPAEDPHNRVKLEKARKEQQHQHSFKSDGYLEAVVKPRQGAVLRKKEEGFYRMSGQSWKLSQGFPLGGLMMQEEQVMAHTTADDDTPNHMAARKRKELEVPSPVPVQTQLLKEKKIITLPDEPSEDANGVVKIALRFPSGRTVQRRFLKTCRSTVLLDWLHKSGYSPTLYALYTSYPRRPLPTRTDLSVEDVGIVAHTVLNVEEKDPS
- the ubxn8 gene encoding UBX domain-containing protein 8 isoform X3 — translated: MAASREFFFIGVFFFSVFCIASWKFSLIGVKDAVRLAGRGLLMLGVLTWLSSCFYPKLKSYLCPATPSPVEGPAEDPHNRVKLEKARKEQQHQHSFKSDGYLEAVVKPRQGAVLRKKEEGFYRMSGQSWKLSQGFPLGGLMMQEEQVMAHTTADDDTPNHMAARKRKELEVPSPVPVQTQLLKEKKIITLPDEPSEDANGVVKIALRFPSGRTVQRRFLKTCRSTTAAAHTNGPQRGRCWDCRTHRP
- the ppp2cb gene encoding serine/threonine-protein phosphatase 2A catalytic subunit beta isoform, with product MDDKVFTKELDQWVEQLNECKQLTENQVRTLCEKAKEILTKESNVQDVRCPVTVCGDVHGQFHDLMELFRIGGKSPDTNYLFMGDYVDRGYYSVETVTLLVALKVRFPERITILRGNHESRQITQVYGFYDECLRKYGNANVWKYFTDLFDYLPLTALVDGQIFCLHGGLSPSIDTLDHIRALDRLQEVPHEGPMCDLLWSDPDDRGGWGISPRGAGYTFGQDISETFNHANGLTLVSRAHQLVMEGYNWCHDRNVVTIFSAPNYCYRCGNQAAIMELDDTLKYSFLQFDPAPRRGEPHVTRRTPDYFL